Within Actinosynnema pretiosum, the genomic segment CACGGGGGCGCGCTGATGCGCGGCGGGACGGGCGGGCTGGCCGGGCCGCTGGTCAAGTTCGGGGTGTTCGTCGTCGTCACCGTCGCGGCCACCGCGTTCCTCGCCGCCACCATCACCGGCGTCGACCTCGGGCCGGGAACCGGCTACACCGCCCGCTTCACCGACGTCACCGCGCTCGCCGAGGGCGACGAGGTGCGCATGTCCGGGGTGCGGATCGGGCAGGTCGAGTCGATGGCGCTGGTGGACGACGGGCTGGTCGACGTCCGCTTCTCGGTCGAGCGCGGGCGTTCGCTGTCCGCCGAGGTCACCGCCGCTGTCAAGTACCGCAACCTGGTCGGCCAGCGCTACGTCTCGCTCGACCAGCCCGCCGGGCGGATCGGTGAGCGGCTGCCCGAGGGCGGGCTCATCCCCGTCGAGCGCACCGCGCCCGCGCTCGACCTCACCGCGCTGTTCAACGGGTTCCGCCCGCTGTTCCAGGCGCTGGACCCCGAGGACGTCAACCGGCTGTCGCTGCAGGTCGTCCAAGTCCTGCAGGGCGAGGGCGGCACGGTCGAGAGCCTGCTCGCGCACACCGCCTCCCTCACCTCCGCGCTCGCCGCCAAGGACCGGGTGATCGGCGAGGTGGTGGACAACCTCAACACCGTGCTCCAGGCGGTGAACTCGCGCGGCGACAAGTTCTCCTCGCTCATCGCCGCCCTGCGCGCCCTGGTGTCCGGGTTCGCCGCCGACCGGGAGAGCGTCGGCTCCGCCATCGGCGGGATCGGCGCGCTCACCGACAGCACCGCCCGCCTGCTGGAGCAGGGCAGGCAACCCCTCAAGGACGACGTCGACCGGCTCGGACTGCTCGCGGGGAACCTCGCCGACGCGCCCGAGCTGGAGTCCTTCGTGCGCACCCTGCCGGTGAAGTTCGAGGCCATCGGGCGCACCGCCTCCTACGGCTCGTGGCTCAACTTCTACCTGTGCCTGGCGAAGTCCGACGCGCCGCCCGCGCCGGGCGGCGGCGACGTCGGCATCCCCCTCACCGAAG encodes:
- a CDS encoding MCE family protein, translated to MRGGTGGLAGPLVKFGVFVVVTVAATAFLAATITGVDLGPGTGYTARFTDVTALAEGDEVRMSGVRIGQVESMALVDDGLVDVRFSVERGRSLSAEVTAAVKYRNLVGQRYVSLDQPAGRIGERLPEGGLIPVERTAPALDLTALFNGFRPLFQALDPEDVNRLSLQVVQVLQGEGGTVESLLAHTASLTSALAAKDRVIGEVVDNLNTVLQAVNSRGDKFSSLIAALRALVSGFAADRESVGSAIGGIGALTDSTARLLEQGRQPLKDDVDRLGLLAGNLADAPELESFVRTLPVKFEAIGRTASYGSWLNFYLCLAKSDAPPAPGGGDVGIPLTEARCRR